The Saccopteryx leptura isolate mSacLep1 chromosome 5, mSacLep1_pri_phased_curated, whole genome shotgun sequence nucleotide sequence CTCTGAGAACCAGGACAGGGAGGCCTCAGAAATTCAAAGCTGTAACAAGCAGCCTCAAATGGGTCTAATTTCTAAAAACCACACAGCGATACTTAAAAGCCAAGCTGAAACAGCAACTCTTGACATCAAGGTGGACCAAGCAGCTGGCGGCGGCATCTTCTGTGAAAAACACCCGCAACCTGGGAACAACTTCAGAGCCCCTAACTCACAGAGGGGCCATGAAGGGGCGACAGCAGAGTGCTAAGTTCAAGGGTTGGGGGATAGCAGAGGAAGGAAATTCACAGATGCCTGGCCCTCCGCTTGGAACAGCACAGGCCCCGAGGACCTGAGTGGCCAGCAGCCCGCCTCAAGTGCCACAGTCCCTTCGCCCATCACAGCACCTCTGTCTTTCCCACTTCCTGACTGTCCTGCCTTCACTCCCGTGTGGCCGCCTCCACCTTGTGGTTTTTAAATCTACACAACCCTGCCTCTCAAATacaagacatacacacacactttaaaaaaataatttgaccttAACGAACAGTTGTCTGTATTCAAAGGATGATAAACTTTATTGTTTGTGCTGAAGACAGTGCCCCAGTTCTGGGGCCAGGCTCTGTCTTGAACCAGAAGCTCAAACAACAAAACCGTGCCTCTTCCACCCGTCACCATACTcccccccgcacacacacacacacaagcttgctcctcctccttctctgaaGGGCCAGAGGGAGGCAACAGGCAGACACCTGGCCTGCTCAGGTTGGTTCACTCACTggggaccaatgaaaggcaaagAGGCTTGAAAGAGTCCCAAATGCGCTGTCTGGGACCTCTCAAACATCCAGGCACCAGCACACCACCTTCAGAGCTCACCCCTTTTATTTAGACCACCACCTGGCTTGGGGattcctcacaacagccctgtgaggtagGGAGCACCCCCATTCACTGCAGAGAAGCTCAGAATCGGCCCCAGGTCTTCCAGGCGCAGAGGGGCTCCCAATAGCCCAGAACCCAGGTCAAGAAAGGCAAGGTGTCCCACCACCCAGACTTTCCCTTTATGTCCCCAGTGCGCAagaagaggccccagaaccagagTCAGGCAGAAGAGATGGGCCAAAGCAGGGCCTCACTTCATGTTGAGGATGCGCACGAACTCCTCGAAGTTCACCCGTCCGTCCTGGTCCACGTCTGCCTCCCGGATCATGGACTCCAGCTCCTCCTGGGAGAGCTTCTGCCCCACCTGGGTCATGGCCTGCTTGAGCTCATCCATGGTGATGTGGCCGTCGCCGTCCAGGTCGAAGGCTCGGAAGACCTCCCGCATGTCCTGCTCACCATCCCAAGACTTCATCCTCTTAACCATCTCTGCCAGAAACTCTTGGAAGCTGATGGCGCCGTCGCCATCTGTGTCCACCCGGGCAATGATCTCCTTCAGCTCGGCCTCTGATGGGTTCTGGCCCAGGGCCTTCATGACGGCACCCAGCTCCTCCACGTTGATGGTGCCATTCCCATCCTTGTCAAACCTGGCGAAGGCGGCCTTGAAGTCAGCCACCTGCTCTTTAGACAGATCTTCTGCCATGTCGCTTGCTGGCAACCAGTTCAAAGGGCTCCCGTCAGAGCTGAGGACCGGTGGCTGGGATGAGGCTGTGTCTGTGTGAGGGCAGAGCTCCGTGGCAGCCTTGCCTTGGGGTGGGAGCCCTTCCTTTTCTGCAATCAGAGCAAAGGGAGGAGGcagctccccacccaccccatatCCTCAGGCAAAATCCTCCTCCTCTAGGGACAGACCAGCTGTAGATAAAAAATGCAGGAACTGGAATGGCAGGGCCCGCCCTGAGAGGTAGAGAGAACATCTGGGGCTATGAGGGCCTGCCAGCCTCTCCTGACCACAAACTTCTTGTCAGGTGACTCACAGAGACCCTGGCCAATCTGCGAGGTCAGGACAGCTTCCTCAGTTTCTAGAGCCTGACACTGGGAAGGGGAAGGATGCCCCCTCAGTGGACACAGCAGCCCTTGAGGAGTTGGATCGCTGTGGGTCAAATAACTTTGcatatatgatgtatatgtttgctcacttatagtttgcattgggtgtgagggacaggctataagcaggcagggttgttatagctgaaggcttagttttaagactaagtctttcccacccttttaatactaagatcttctcaacactaagcttttccccacacccttgactgttgcatgatgtgaggtggggcactctcatgaggaatcccatttatgcctcagataagtgactttatatcagagacttccttgtttgtatattggattaaaggttttgatttctacactataaaatggggcagaccgggagctcgctcactcagttcctgaaattagcattacagaggagaagcagccaagatggcagagtgttgaaggagaagccagtttgtgcagagtttgtgcagagagaaggagatagggaacagaggtgaataaggctggcgaggtacaaacctttgattctaggaatactcggatgagtcagtggctttgggagccctgaatggaaagggaagtgttttcccactgtgtgtatttcttgcccgccgggtgcaagataggattaaaaggtattggcccaccagttcttcgctccattgtttcattaccgtccgtcagaatctaatgcgaacctgcatgagccaggcagctgtgatggtggccggggctactggctttacagatgccaTCCCCATCCTTGTCAAACCTGGCGAAGGCGGCCTTGAAGTCAGCCACCTGCTCTTTAGACAGCTCCTCTGCCATGTCGCTTGCTGGCAACCAGTTCAAAGGGCTCCCGTCAGAGCTGAGGACCGGTGGCTGGGATGAGGCTGTGTCTGTGTGAGGGCAGAGCTCCGTGGCAGCCTTGCCTTGGGGTGGGAGCCCTTCCTTTTCTTCAGTCAGAGCAAAGGGAGGAGGcagctccccacccaccccatatCCTCAGGCAAATCCCCCTTCTCCCAGGGACAGACCAGCTGTAGGTAAGAAATGCAGGAACTGGAATGACAGGGCCCGCCCTGAGGCTGCTGTCCAGCTCTTGTCCAAAGGAGCACAGGTGAACCTAGACTTGAGTGGAATTTTACCAGAGTGGAACCATGGGTGTTGCCAAATGCCCAGTCCAGGGCTGTCAACAAATCTATCAGTGGAGGACGAGGCCAGCTGCCTGCAGCTTCGAGAAAGAACGGGGTCGGGTAGCATTCAGAACCTGGCACACAGGTGGTACTGAGAATTTTTATTAGATGAAAGTTCCAAGCATAAGTTCAGAGGTGAGGAAAAGCTTCTAGTCCCTGCAGAATCCTTC carries:
- the LOC136405720 gene encoding calmodulin-like, with product MAEDLSKEQVADFKAAFARFDKDGNGTINVEELGAVMKALGQNPSEAELKEIIARVDTDGDGAISFQEFLAEMVKRMKSWDGEQDMREVFRAFDLDGDGHITMDELKQAMTQVGQKLSQEELESMIREADVDQDGRVNFEEFVRILNMK